A stretch of the Papaver somniferum cultivar HN1 chromosome 6, ASM357369v1, whole genome shotgun sequence genome encodes the following:
- the LOC113285314 gene encoding MADS-box transcription factor 23-like — protein sequence MGRGKIVIRRIDNSTSRQVTFSKRRNGLLKKAKELSILCDAQVGLIIFSSTGKLYEFSSTNMKSIIERYNQSKEDQHHPIMNATSEGKFWKREAATLRHQLQNLQENQRKLMGQELSSLSVKELQNLENQLEISLRGVRMQKDKKLTDKIHELNRKGNLLHQENMELLNKEHHIRQENMDLLRKINEARDAHETNRISHAPNGFNLEEDECIKLQLSQPQQQDYSTPANPRTLSRLKLQ from the exons ATGGGGAGAGGAAAGATTGTGATTCGAAGGATCGATAACTCAACCAGTAGGCAAGTCACTTTCTCCAAACGAAGGAACGGATTATTAAAGAAAGCCAAAGAGCTTTCCATTCTTTGTGATGCTCAAGTTGGTCTTATAATCTTTTCTAGCACTGGCAAGCTCTATGAATTCTCAAGTACCAA CATGAAATCTATAATCGAGCGATACAACCAGTCAAAGGAGGACCAACACCATCCAATAATGAATGCAACTTCGGAAGGCAAG TTCTGGAAAAGGGAGGCAGCGACCTTGAGGCATCAATTGCAAAACTTGCAAGAAAACCAGCG GAAATTGATGGGTCAAGAGCTATCCAGTTTGAGCGTTAAAGAGCTACAAAATTTGGAAAATCAACTGGAAATAAGTTTGCGTGGTGTCCGTATGCAAAAG GACAAAAAGCTTACCGATAAGATACACGAACTAAACCGAAAG GGAAACCTCCTTCACCAAGAAAACATGGAACTATTAAATAAGGAACACCATATACGTCAAGAAAACATGGACTTGTTGAGAAAG ATTAATGAAGCGAGAGATGCACATGAGACAAATAGGATTTCTCATGCTCCAAATGGctttaatcttgaagaagatgaatgcatcAAACTTCAACTAAGCCAACCACAACAACAAGACTATTCCACACCAGCAAACCCTAGAACACTAAG CAGACTAAAGCTGCAATGA
- the LOC113286534 gene encoding L-type lectin-domain containing receptor kinase IX.1-like, which produces MVTTGFPLSKRLKNIEHDDRPRNPPCEFGRKSPLMWALRYKIALGLASAILYLHEEGEQCIVHRDIKSSNVMLDSNFKAKLGYLGLARLMDHGLGLQSTGLAGTLGYLAPEYINTGKAGKESDVFSFGVVALEIACGRKSIDHMEEVDAGLVEWVWDLYGRNATLAAIDSKLNLEFDANQAECLMIVGLWCAHPDRTFRPSIRQAIQVLNMESSIPTLPTKMPVPSYHVPELDLISSETTSIISTSIDMVQ; this is translated from the exons ATGGTAACAACGGGCTTTCCGTTGTCGAAGAGGTTGAAGAACATAGAACATGATGACAG GCCTAGAAATCCACCATGTGAATTCGGCCGAAAAAGCCCTCTTATGTGGGCTCTCAGATACAAAATAGCTCTAGGATTAGCCTCTGCAATTCTCTACCTTCATGAAGAAGGCGAGCAATGCATAGTCCATCGCGATATAAAATCGAGCAATGTAATGTTGGATTCAAATTTCAAAGCGAAGCTCGGTTATTTGGGTCTAGCTCGGCTCATGGATCATGGATTAGGTCTCCAATCAACGGGGCTAGCTGGCACTTTGGGATATTTAGCACCAGAATATATAAACACTGGCAAGGCTGGTAAGGAATCTGACGTCTTTAGCTTTGGGGTAGTGGCTTTAGAAATTGCTTGTGGCAGAAAATCAATTGATCATATGGAAGAGGTGGATGCAGGATTAGTAGAATGGGTATGGGATCTATATGGAAGAAATGCAACTTTGGCTGCTATAGACAGTAAACTAAACCTGGAGTTCGACGCAAATCAAGCCGAATGTTTGATGATTGTTGGGTTATGGTGTGCACACCCTGATCGAACTTTCAGACCTTCGATCAGACAAGCAATTCAGGTACTTAATATGGAATCAAGTATTCCAACTCTCCCTACAAAAATGCCGGTGCCTTCATATCATGTACCTGAACTAGATCTTATTTCTAGTGAAACAACTTCTATCATTAGTACAAGCATAGACATGGTTCAGTAG